The sequence GCTGGATCCGGTCACCCTCCTGGGCCGCGGCCCAGACCGCCGCGCCGAGCGAGACGCCCTGGTCACCGGCGAGCGGCTGGACGAAGAGGTCTTGGACCTCGGGCATGCGCATGAGTTTGCCGTTGAGGGTGGCGTTGAAGCCGACGCCGCCCGCGATCAGCAGCGTGGTCTCGCCGCTCTCGCGGAGCAGGGTGCGTACGAGGGCCATGACCGCGCGTTCCAGCGCCGCCTGGGCCGTGGCCGCGATGTCCCGGTACTCGAACGGGTCCCGTTCCGTGACCTTGGTGTAGCGGCCCAGCCGGGAGGAGAAGCGGCGGGCGGAGCGGTTGGGCCCGTCGGGCAGCGCCTTCTCCAGGTGCGCCAGCCAGTGCCGTATGGTCGCCGTCTCCTCGTCGGTGTCGCCGGTGGAGCGCAGGTTTGGCGGTACGACGCCGATGGCGAAGCCCTCGTCCGTGAAGTCCAGGGCTCCGCCGAAGGTGAGGTCCTGGGGGGTGCCGTAGGAGGCCAGGCCCATCATCTTGCCGGCCGCGTCGGCGCCGAGGCCGGCGTACTCGCAGACCGCGGCGTAGAAGTAGCCCAGTGACCAGCCTGGCGTATAGGCGCGCAGGGTCTTGATCTCGCCGTCGATGCCGACGGCGAGGGTGGTGCTCACGTCCTCGCCCTGGCCGTCCAGGACCAGGACGGCGCCTCGGTCGCGCCCGGAGAGGTGGTAGGCGCTGGCGGCGTGTGCGATGTGGTGGTTGACAAAGGTCAGCCGCGGGTCGCGGGTGCGCGGGAACAGCGCCTTGGGCAGCAGGTGTTCCAGTGCGTCGGCGTCGGTGTCGAACCAGTCCAGGTCCCGGTCGCGGAAGAGTTTGGGCAGGTCCCATCCGTGGGCGACGATGTCGATGTCGTCCAGGGTCAGGCCGTGCTCCGCGAGGCAGTGTGCGGCGGCGTTGAGGGGCGCCTCTCCGTAGGCGTGCTTGTTCCGGGTGAATCGTTCCTCTTCGGCCAGGGCGACGACTTCGCCGTCCACGACGAGGCAGGCGGCACCATCATGGCTGGCCCCGGGCCAGCCGTTGACTCCGAGCACACGCATGGTCAGTCCCCAAAGGTCGGTCGGGATCGTCCGGTGCGCCCCGTGCCCGAGGGCACGGGGCGCACCGGTCACACCAACCGATCTTGTCGGCCTGCCGAGTTGTACACGACCTTCCGCGTTGTGCGGAGATCCGCGGCGAAGATCGCGGACGCCGCCTTCAGCACCTCGTTCGCGCGCCGCAGTTCCTCGACCTCAAGGCGCAGCCGCAGCAGTTCGGCCTTCTCGTCCCTCGTCAGCCCGTCGTCCGTGCGCACATCGCGCGGGGCGCCGCGCGGGGCCGGAGGGCGGCCGGAGCGGCGGGACTCCCGTCTTGTGTCCGGTCGCTCGGGTACCGGTGCGTCACCGGCTTCCAGTTTGTCGCAGACGTTCTGCCAGCGGCGGGACCACGTCTCCAGGTCGCCACCGCACGCGTCCACGTAGGCGAGGGTCACCTTCAAGGAAGGTTTGTGCAGTCCCCGCGCGGCCTCGGCGAGCGTGGACACGGAATAGTGGGCCCTTTTCGCCATGGTGCGGTACGAGGGGTTCCCCGCCCGCCTCCGCAGGGCCCGCAAGTCGTGTGCGAACGCCTCCAGTGGTCCTGCCGTGGGATCCAATAACCGCTCTGGCCTGGGCACTTTCCCCCCTGATGCTCGGTTGTCTCGTCGTAAGCACAGGTTCCGCGGGGCCGTACAACCGTGGTCAGCGGCGCACAGTCCCGACGGCACGATCAGCCGGAGACGGGCGGATTCCGATGAGAGACCCACCGCACCGGATCTTCGGCAAGTGGTACATGTCAACCATGCGTACTTCAACATCAGTTAATGATTTACGCCACCCTCTGGGCCGGTCAACCGGTACGCGAGGGTGCCCGCTCCCCTCCTCCCGCGCCGGCCCGGCACTTCCGCTTCCCGTCGTGCGATTCCCGGTTGTACAGGGGCACTCGACGACTTCACCCCGTACAACTTCCTGTCGTGTACAACCCCGCACGCTCTGCAAGATCGACGCAAGGCGATTCGGCCGAAACCGAGGGGATGGGGGTGAGGGTTGGTGGACACACCACGCGGCCAGGCCCGGCCGGCGGCGCCGGAGGGCTTCTACGAGTACCGCGGTCGTCCACTCACGGAGCCGGACTGGCGACGCCTGCCCGGCTGGCGTGACGTCACCGCGGACGAGTGGGCCGACCCCCGGTGGCAGCGCGCGAACTGTGTGAAGGACGCGAAGGGCCTGCGCGCGGTCATGGGCGATCTGCTCGCGGAGAGCTTCTACGAGGACTGGGAGCGGGACCGGCTGCACCGCGCCACCATGTCGGTGCTGCTGCCGCCCCAGATGATCAACACCATGGCGACCGCGGCCGTGGGCCGTCCGGGCGAGCTGGACAAGGCGTTCTACGACGACCCGGTGCGCCGTTACATGCTGCCCGTCTTCTCCGACCGGCACCCCGAGTGGCCCTCGCACCCGATGGCCGCCCGGGACTCCCTGCACGAGCAGGACATGTGGGTGGTGGAGGGGCTGACCCACCGTTACCCCACCAAGGTGCTGGCCGAGTTGCTGTCGACGTGCCCCCAGTACTGCGGGCACTGCACCCGGATGGACCTGGTGGGCAACTCCACGCCCCAGGTGGCCAAGAACAGGCTGAGTCTGAAGCCCGCCGAGCGGGCCGACCGCATCCTGGAGCATCTGCGCGCCTCCCCCCGCATCCGGGACGTGGTGGTCTCCGGCGGCGACCTCGCCAACATGCCGTGGCCCCGCCTGGAGCGCTTCATCGACGGCTTGCTGGAGATCGAGTCGGTCCGGGACATCCGGTTGGCCAGCAAGGGGCTGATCGGGCTGCCGCAGCACTGGCGGTCCGGTCCCGTGCTGGCGGGTGTGGCGCGGGTGGCGCGGACGGCCAGGTCCCGCGGGGTGCGCATCGCGCTGCACACCCACGCCAACGCCGCCCAGCAGATCACCCCCGCGGTGGCGGAGGCGGCCTGGGCGCTCCTGGACGCGGGACTGCACGAGGTGCGCAACCAGGGTGTGCTGATGCGCGGGGTCAATGACAGCGCGCACGACCTGCTGGACCTGTGCTTCGCGCTCACCGACCACGCGGGGATCACGCCGTACTACTTCTACATGTGCGACATGATCCCCAACGCCGAGCACTGGCGGGTGCCGCTCCACCGCGCCCAGGTGATCCAGCGTCAGATCATGGGCTACCTGCCCGGCTTCGCCACGCCACGCATCGTGTGCGACGTGCCGATGGCCGGCAAGCGCTGGGTGGACCAGGCCGACTCCTACGACCGCGAACTCGGCATATCCCACTGGAGCAAGAGCTGGCTCACCCCGCTGGAAGTGGCGGACCCGGAGGCCCGCAACGGCTCGTACCACTACTACGACCCCATCGACACGCTTCCGCTGGCCGGACAGCGGTGGTGGCGGGACACCCGGCAGAGCGCCGGCCAGGGGTAGAAGGGACAGTTGCACAACCATGAGCAGTCTGCGTCCGCCGGGTGAGGACCCCCCGGTGCTCGAAGAGTGGTACCGCCGGCACCTGGGCCCCGGCATCCACGACATCAGCTCCAGCGGCGTCCACCCGTACACCTTCGCCGAGATACGGACGATGTGCCGCATCCCGGCCGAGGACCTGGACGCGGTCGTCATGGACGACAGCGTCTCCCAGGGCGGCGCGGGCATCCGCCAGGCGATCGCCGACCGGTACGCGGGCGGCGACGCCGACAGGGTGCTGGTCACCCACGGCTCCAGCGAGGCCATCGCGCTCACGCTGGGCACGCTGCTGCGGCCCGGCGACCGGGTGGTCGTCCAGCAGGGCATCTACCATTCCCTGGGCCACTATCCCCGGGCGGCGGGCTGCGAACTCGCCGAGTTGCCGGCCGCGGCCGTGCGCGACGGCGAGATCGACCAGAGCGTGCTGGAGGGCCTGGTCACCGCGGGGACCGCGGCCGTCGTCGTCAACTTCCCGCACAACCCCTCCGGGGCCACGCTGTCGCCGCAGGGCCTGAAGGCGCTGACCGAGCGGACCGCCTCCGTCGGCGCGACCCTGGTGTGGGACGCCGCCACCGCCGAGATCACGCACCGCTGGGACGTGCTCCCGGACCCCGCCGCCACCCACGGCGACACGGTCTCCTACGGCACCTTCTCCAAGACCTTCGGCCTGCCGGGACTGCGGGTCGGCTGGGCCGTCGCGCCGCCCGGACTCATCACCGCCACCTTCCCGCTGCGCGACCGGACCACGCTGTTCCTGTCGCCGCTGGTCGAGCTGATCGCCGAGCGGGCCATGCGCCACGCCGACGTGCTGGTCCGCACCCGGGCGGCCGAGGCGCGTCGCAACCTGGCACACCTCACCGCGTGGATGGCCGAGCACGAGGACCTGGTGCGCTGGCGGCCGCCGGAGGGCGGGGTGTGCGCGCTGCCCGTCTTCCGGGAGTTGGAGCGGACCTCGGCCGGCCCCGCGACGGTGGAGCGGCTCTGCCTGGAACTGCTCTCCCGCCACCACACGCTGCTGGTGCCGGGTACGGCCTTCGGCGCGCCGTACGGCGCACGGCTCGGCTTCGGCGGACCGGAGGAGCACTTCCGGGCCGGGCTCGCGGAGCTCTCCGAGTTCCTGCGCACCCGGGGGGCCGCCCGATGACCGCCGCGGGCGCCCCCGACGTCCTGGACCTGTGGGACCGCTGCGTGCGTGAACACGCCTTACAGCCGGCTCTGGTGACGCCGAGTCATGTCTGGACGTACCGGTCGGTGGACCGGCTGACCGACGCCTGGGCCGGTTCCCTGGCCGCACGCGGCGCGGGTCCCGGGCGGCTGGTGGGCCTCGCGTTCCCGGATCCCGGGCGCACGGTGCTCGGCATGGTGGCGGCGCTGAAGGCCGGAGCGGGCTTCACCGTCCTGGACGACCGGCTGCCCGACACCGCACGGGAGTTACTGGTGCGGCGTACGCGGGCCGCGGTCTGGCTCGGCGACGGCGCCCACGCACCCGTCACGGCCTACGTGCCGGCCGGGGCGCCCGGTGCCGGCGGCGAGACGGCCGATCACGGCGGCTCGGCCCCGGACACCGGCGGCCCGGCGGGCGCGGACGGCCTCGCCTCCCGGCGGCCGGTCCGGGCCTGCGGCGGCGACGTGGCGTACGTGCTGTTCACCTCCGGGTCCACCGGGCAGCCCAAGGGCACGGTCGTCGAGCGGGACTCGCTGCGCGGGTTCGCCGTCGCGGTCGCCGAACGGCTGGAGCTGACCGCCGGTGACCGCTGGCTCCAGGTCGCCTCACCGGGGTTCGACGTCCTGATCGAGGAGGTGTTCCCCGCGCTCCTCTCCGGCGCGGCCGTGGTGTGCCGGGCCGACACACAGGCCCTGGACGCGGAGGAGCTGCACACCATGACGGCCCGCACCGGGACCACGGTGGTGGAACTGTCCACGCAGTACTGGCTGGAGTACGCCCGCTGGCTCGACACCCGCGGCCTGACCACGCCGAGGGAACTGCGCCTGGTGGTGGTCGGCGGCGAGCGGATGGACCCGGGGCCCTACCGGGAGTGGCAGGCCCGCCATCCGGCCCGGCTGGCCCACGTCTACGGACTGACCGAGTGCACCGTCAGCTCCACCTTCTACACCGGGCTGCTTCCGGCCGACGCCGAGGAGGTCCCGCTCGGCACACCGCTGCGGGACGTGGAGATCGGTGTCCGGCGCGACGGGCGGCCCGTGCCACGGGGCGAGGCCGGGGAGATCCACATCGGCGGACCGCTGCTGGCGCGCGGCTTCCTCGACGACGAGGCCGCCACCGCCCGCCGGTTCGTGCCCGACCCGCTGTCCCCCGTCCCCGGGGCCCGGGTGTACCGGACCGGCGATCTGGGGCGGATCGACGCCGACGGCCACCTGGTCTTCCTCGGGCGGCTCGACGACCAGGTGAAGATACGCGGCCACCGGCTGGAGCCGGCGCGGGTGGAGCGGGCCCTGTGCGCGGACCCCGCTGTGGACCAGGCCGTGGTGTTCCCCGACCCTCGGACCGGCACCGCGCTGTGGGCCTTCACGGTCCCGGCCGACCCGCTGCGCGCGCCACTGCCCGGCGAAGCGGTCCGGGTGGCCGGGGCGGAGAAGGACGCGCTGCTGGCACCGCTGGCGGCACACATGCCGGACTGGGCCGTGCCCAGGGTGCTGTACCGGGTGTCGGCCCTGCCGAAGAACCGGCACGGCAAGATCGACAAACGGCGGCTGAGCGGCTGGGCCGCGGCGGAGCACGTCGCCGCGCGGCAGCGGCCGGAAGCGGTGGAGGCCCCGCGGGCGCCCCTGGCGACGCCCGGAACGCAGGCGCCGGGTCCGGGTTCCGGACCGGAGCCCCGCGACGAACCGCTGTCCACGGTGACGGACCTGTTCCGCGAGGTCCTGGACGCACCGGGGATCGGCCCCGACGACGACTTCTTCGACCATGGCGGCCAGTCCCTGCTGGCCATGCGGCTGCTCGCGCGGCTGCGCGAGTCCTTCCCGGCGGCGGCCGGGCTGCGGGCGAGCGCACTGCTCCGGTGCCCGACCCCCCGGCTGCTGGCCGGGGCGCTCCGCGCCGACGAGGCCGCCCGGCTCTGAGCCGTCACGGCCCGCGCACCGCTTCGCGCCCGGCCCGGACCACCGCGCGGCCCGCACCGCCGGGACCACCGCGCAGCCGGCACCGCCCGGACCACCGGCACCGCCCGGACCACCGCACCACCGGCACCGCCGGGACCACAGCACCACCTGCACCACCCGAGGGCCCGCGGGCCCGGCTTCGGCCGCCCGCGGGCAGTAACCACCCGTCACTCAGCGAGAGTTGGCCATGTCGAACCTCACCGACCAGTCCACACGAAGCTACACCCTCAGCCCCGACGAGGCCGCCGCGACTACGGGGCTCACCCTCGAACTGGCCGCCGCCTACCCCTCCTTCGACGACGCCGGTCTGCTGCGCGACCTGCCGCGGCTCGCGGCCCGGCTGCCGCTCGGCGTGCAGCACTTCCTGCGCGACTTCAAGCTGGGCGACCGCCACGGCCATGTTCTCGTGCGCGGGCACGAGTTCGACCAGCAGCGCATCGGGCCCACCCCCGAGCACTGGCGCGGCCGCCACCGGCCCGGCCCGGAGTTCCCCGAGGAGCTGCTGCTGATGCTGTACTCGGCGCTGCTGGGCGAGCCCTTCGGCTGGGCCACGCAGCAGGACGGCCACCTCGTCCACGACATCTTCCCGATCCGCCGGCACGAGAACGACCAGCTCGGCATGGGCAGCAAGCAGCTGCTGACCTGGCACACCGAGGACGCCTTCCATCCCTACCGCAGCGACTACCTGATCCTGGGCGCACTGCGCAACCCCGACCACGTGCCCACCACGGTGGGCGAACTGGACCTGGCCTCGCTGTCCGAGGACGACATCGACATCCTCTTCGAGTCGCGCTTCTTCATCGCGCCGGACGAGTCGCATCTGCCGAAGAACAACACCATCACCTCCGAGGAGGAGGCCGCCCGCTTCGCCACCATCCAGAAGATGATCGACGAGCGGCCGCTCGGCCCGCTGCTCTACGGCTCACGGCAGGACCCGTACATGCGTCTGGACCCGTACTTCACCTCCGTGCCCGAGGACGACACCGACGCCCGGCGTGCCTATGACGCGCTGTTCAAGGTGGTGGACGCCGGAATGCGGGAGGTGGTCGCGGACCAGGGCGACGTGCTCATCATCGACAACCACCGGGCGGTGCACGGCCGCCTGCCGTTCCAGGCCCGCTACGACGGCACCGACCGGTGGCTCAAGCGGATGTGCGTCACCGCCGACCTGCGGCGCTCCCGCCCGATGCGGGCCACGGCCGAGACTCGGCTGCTGGGCTGAGCGCACCCGTGGCACTCACCCTCACCGACCTGTCCCGCGACCGGTGGCTGCTGCCCGAGGTGGACGCGCTGATCGGCGCCAACATGCCCGCGTTCATGGGCTGGGAGTCCCCCGGCAACTGGCGCTGGCACGGAATGTACGAGCGTTTCCCCGCCCATCAGCTCTGCCTGGTGGACGACAGCGGGAAGCTGGTGGCGGCGGCCAACGGGCTGCCGGTGCGGTGGGACGGCCGGGCCTCGTCACTGCCCTCCGGCAGTGACGAGATCCTGGTCGAGGCCGTCGACCACGGGCCGCCGGACCACCCGGACGCCCTCTGCATGCTGTCGGTGTCCGTCGATCCCGCGCACCGGGCGGCCGGCCACGCCGAGCGGCTGCTGGCCGAGGCCCGCACCAGGGCCGCGGAGCAGTGCCCCCGCGGCCTGATCATCCCGGTCCGGCCCACCCGCAAGCCTCGATACCCCCTGATCCCGATCGAGGAGTACGCCGCCTGGCGCCGCCCCGACGGCCGCTGCTTCGATCCATGGCTCGCTGCACACGCCGAGCTGGGCGCCCGGCAACTGGGCATCGCCAAGCGGTCCCTGGTGATCCGTCAGCCGGTGTCCCGCTGGGAGGAGTTCCTCGGCCATCCGCTGCCGGGGCCGGGCGACCATCCGCTGCCCGGCGGCCTGGTGCCGCTGCGGGTCACCGCCGACGGCCACGGGATCTACGCCGAGCCCAACGTCTGGGTTCACCACGCGCCGGCCGTGCCGTGACCCGCCCCGCGCGCCCCGGCGCCGCGGCCTGCACATCCCTCCCAAGTCACCCCCTCGCGACCCCTGGAGAATCATGCCTCCCGTACGTCTCGCCATCGTCGGGTGCGGTGCCGCCGCACGCGGCTGCCACGTGCCCGCCCTGCCGCCGCTGAAGGGCGATGTGCGGCTGACCGCGCTCATCGACCGGGACCCGCGCCAGGCGCGGGCCGCGCTCGACCTGTACCGCGAGCTGGGCGGCACCGGTGCCGACCAGGTGGTGATCGCGACCGATCCGGCCGAGGCCGCGGACGCCTTCGACGCGGCCGTGGTCGTCGTACCGCACACGTCGCACGCCCGGACCGTCGAGTCACTGCTCGCGGCCGGCAAGCACGTGCTGCTGGAGAAGCCGATGACCACCTCGGTCGAGGACGCCCGGCGCCTGGTCGCGCTCGCCGCCGACGACTTCGCGCCGCTGCTCGCGATGGCCCACCCCCGGCGGCTGTTCCCCGCGTACGCCTGGGTCAAGCGGCTCATCGAGAGCGGCGACCTGGGCGACGTGGTACGCGTCGACTGGTCGGAGGGCCACCCGTACGCCTGGGAGCCGGTCTCCTGGTCGATGTTCGACCGGCGGCTCGCGGGCGGCGGCGTGCTCACCGACACCGCCTCGCACGTCTTCGACACGCTGCTGTGGTGGCTCGGCCCCGACGCGCGGGTCGTCCGCTACGAGGACGACTCGCTGGGCGGGGTGGAGACCGACGCGACCGCCCATCTGCGTTTCGGCGGCGTCGACGTGCACTGCGCGTTCAGCCGGCTGCGCGACCTCGGTATCTCCTGCACGGTGACCGGCACCAAGGCGACCGTGACCATCGGGACCGACTTCCCGGCCGGCGAGTGCACCCTGGTCACCGCCGACGGCGTGGAACTGCACCGGGGAGACGTGGCGGCGGTGGCCCCCGCCCAGGACGAGTGGGAGCTGCTGTTCACCGAGCAGCTCGCCAACTTCGCCGCGGCCGTGCGCGGGACCGCCGCGGCGCACTCCGGTCCCGAGGACGGCCTGCGCGTCGTCGAGCTGATCCAGGAGTGCTACGGCGGCGCCCGCGAGGAGACCGCCCAGCCCTGGACCACCCGTCGCGCCGCGACCGGCGTGGCGGACGCGCTCACCGGCACCGTGGCGGTCACTGGTGCGAGCGGCTTCATCGGCGGCCGCGTCGTCGAACGGCTCGCCCTGGGCACCCGGGCCACCGTACGGCCGGTGGTACGCGGCTTCGGCCGGGCCGCGCGGCTGTCCGTCCTGCCGCAGGAGCGGCTGGAGTTCCACCGGGCCGACCTGCTGGACCCCGACGGCCTGCGGGCCGCCTTCGAGGGGTGCGACACCGTCGTGCACTGCGCCTTCGGCAGCGCCGGTGAGGAGGCGGACCGCTGGGCGGCCTCCGTCGAGGGCACCGCGAACGTCCTGGCCGCCGCCCGCGCCGCCGGCGTCCGCAGGGTGGTGCACCTGAGCACCGTCGACGTCTACGACCCCACCCTCGCCGGTGAGCTGACCGAGGAGTCACCGGGCCGCCCGGCGGACCCCGCCGACCGCGAGTACGAACAGCAGAAGCTCGCCGCCGAACAGCTGGTGCTCGACGCCCACGGCCCGGAGCTGGAGACCGTCGTCCTGCAGCCCGGCGTGGTCTACGGGCCGTGGGGCGGTCAGTGGACCACCGCCCAGCTCGGGCGCGCCGAAGGCGACTTCGCCGTGCTGCCGACGGGCGAGGACGCCGGTGTGTGCAACGCCGTGTACGTCGACGATCTGGTGGACGCGGTGCTCCTGGCCGCCGGGAAGGAGGCGGCAGCCGGTCGGCGCTTCCTCGTCGGCAACGGTGAACCGCTCGGCTGGGGCCGGTTCTTCGACGCGATCCGCGCCCTGCGCGGCCTGGGCGGTCCGGCGGGGCGGCCCGCCGGGAACCCGGTGCCTGACTGGGAGCTGGAGCTGTACCGCTCGACCGCCCGGGCCCGGTACGACAA is a genomic window of Streptomyces sp. WP-1 containing:
- a CDS encoding carbamoyltransferase C-terminal domain-containing protein yields the protein MRVLGVNGWPGASHDGAACLVVDGEVVALAEEERFTRNKHAYGEAPLNAAAHCLAEHGLTLDDIDIVAHGWDLPKLFRDRDLDWFDTDADALEHLLPKALFPRTRDPRLTFVNHHIAHAASAYHLSGRDRGAVLVLDGQGEDVSTTLAVGIDGEIKTLRAYTPGWSLGYFYAAVCEYAGLGADAAGKMMGLASYGTPQDLTFGGALDFTDEGFAIGVVPPNLRSTGDTDEETATIRHWLAHLEKALPDGPNRSARRFSSRLGRYTKVTERDPFEYRDIAATAQAALERAVMALVRTLLRESGETTLLIAGGVGFNATLNGKLMRMPEVQDLFVQPLAGDQGVSLGAAVWAAAQEGDRIQPMKGSVAWGPQWSPEEIRRVLETTGTAYTEPADITAATADILAAGGVAGWFQGRAEGGPRALGHRSMLAVPHPEQTRDRVNVRIKDREAWRPFAPSMCQEAAEALIGTTTPLPYMIVTTPVTEAGAAVMPAVVHSDRTTRPQTVSADVDPLYHRLIGEVGDRTGAAVVLNTSFNGRDEPVVCSPGDALATFHRLPMDALALGPFLVRRPDGAPREAGA
- a CDS encoding XRE family transcriptional regulator; translated protein: MAKRAHYSVSTLAEAARGLHKPSLKVTLAYVDACGGDLETWSRRWQNVCDKLEAGDAPVPERPDTRRESRRSGRPPAPRGAPRDVRTDDGLTRDEKAELLRLRLEVEELRRANEVLKAASAIFAADLRTTRKVVYNSAGRQDRLV
- a CDS encoding KamA family radical SAM protein, whose protein sequence is MDTPRGQARPAAPEGFYEYRGRPLTEPDWRRLPGWRDVTADEWADPRWQRANCVKDAKGLRAVMGDLLAESFYEDWERDRLHRATMSVLLPPQMINTMATAAVGRPGELDKAFYDDPVRRYMLPVFSDRHPEWPSHPMAARDSLHEQDMWVVEGLTHRYPTKVLAELLSTCPQYCGHCTRMDLVGNSTPQVAKNRLSLKPAERADRILEHLRASPRIRDVVVSGGDLANMPWPRLERFIDGLLEIESVRDIRLASKGLIGLPQHWRSGPVLAGVARVARTARSRGVRIALHTHANAAQQITPAVAEAAWALLDAGLHEVRNQGVLMRGVNDSAHDLLDLCFALTDHAGITPYYFYMCDMIPNAEHWRVPLHRAQVIQRQIMGYLPGFATPRIVCDVPMAGKRWVDQADSYDRELGISHWSKSWLTPLEVADPEARNGSYHYYDPIDTLPLAGQRWWRDTRQSAGQG
- the vioD gene encoding capreomycidine synthase, which codes for MSSLRPPGEDPPVLEEWYRRHLGPGIHDISSSGVHPYTFAEIRTMCRIPAEDLDAVVMDDSVSQGGAGIRQAIADRYAGGDADRVLVTHGSSEAIALTLGTLLRPGDRVVVQQGIYHSLGHYPRAAGCELAELPAAAVRDGEIDQSVLEGLVTAGTAAVVVNFPHNPSGATLSPQGLKALTERTASVGATLVWDAATAEITHRWDVLPDPAATHGDTVSYGTFSKTFGLPGLRVGWAVAPPGLITATFPLRDRTTLFLSPLVELIAERAMRHADVLVRTRAAEARRNLAHLTAWMAEHEDLVRWRPPEGGVCALPVFRELERTSAGPATVERLCLELLSRHHTLLVPGTAFGAPYGARLGFGGPEEHFRAGLAELSEFLRTRGAAR
- a CDS encoding amino acid adenylation domain-containing protein, which encodes MTAAGAPDVLDLWDRCVREHALQPALVTPSHVWTYRSVDRLTDAWAGSLAARGAGPGRLVGLAFPDPGRTVLGMVAALKAGAGFTVLDDRLPDTARELLVRRTRAAVWLGDGAHAPVTAYVPAGAPGAGGETADHGGSAPDTGGPAGADGLASRRPVRACGGDVAYVLFTSGSTGQPKGTVVERDSLRGFAVAVAERLELTAGDRWLQVASPGFDVLIEEVFPALLSGAAVVCRADTQALDAEELHTMTARTGTTVVELSTQYWLEYARWLDTRGLTTPRELRLVVVGGERMDPGPYREWQARHPARLAHVYGLTECTVSSTFYTGLLPADAEEVPLGTPLRDVEIGVRRDGRPVPRGEAGEIHIGGPLLARGFLDDEAATARRFVPDPLSPVPGARVYRTGDLGRIDADGHLVFLGRLDDQVKIRGHRLEPARVERALCADPAVDQAVVFPDPRTGTALWAFTVPADPLRAPLPGEAVRVAGAEKDALLAPLAAHMPDWAVPRVLYRVSALPKNRHGKIDKRRLSGWAAAEHVAARQRPEAVEAPRAPLATPGTQAPGPGSGPEPRDEPLSTVTDLFREVLDAPGIGPDDDFFDHGGQSLLAMRLLARLRESFPAAAGLRASALLRCPTPRLLAGALRADEAARL
- the vioC gene encoding arginine beta-hydroxylase, Fe(II)/alpha-ketoglutarate-dependent, translated to MSNLTDQSTRSYTLSPDEAAATTGLTLELAAAYPSFDDAGLLRDLPRLAARLPLGVQHFLRDFKLGDRHGHVLVRGHEFDQQRIGPTPEHWRGRHRPGPEFPEELLLMLYSALLGEPFGWATQQDGHLVHDIFPIRRHENDQLGMGSKQLLTWHTEDAFHPYRSDYLILGALRNPDHVPTTVGELDLASLSEDDIDILFESRFFIAPDESHLPKNNTITSEEEAARFATIQKMIDERPLGPLLYGSRQDPYMRLDPYFTSVPEDDTDARRAYDALFKVVDAGMREVVADQGDVLIIDNHRAVHGRLPFQARYDGTDRWLKRMCVTADLRRSRPMRATAETRLLG
- a CDS encoding NAD-dependent epimerase/dehydratase family protein, whose translation is MPPVRLAIVGCGAAARGCHVPALPPLKGDVRLTALIDRDPRQARAALDLYRELGGTGADQVVIATDPAEAADAFDAAVVVVPHTSHARTVESLLAAGKHVLLEKPMTTSVEDARRLVALAADDFAPLLAMAHPRRLFPAYAWVKRLIESGDLGDVVRVDWSEGHPYAWEPVSWSMFDRRLAGGGVLTDTASHVFDTLLWWLGPDARVVRYEDDSLGGVETDATAHLRFGGVDVHCAFSRLRDLGISCTVTGTKATVTIGTDFPAGECTLVTADGVELHRGDVAAVAPAQDEWELLFTEQLANFAAAVRGTAAAHSGPEDGLRVVELIQECYGGAREETAQPWTTRRAATGVADALTGTVAVTGASGFIGGRVVERLALGTRATVRPVVRGFGRAARLSVLPQERLEFHRADLLDPDGLRAAFEGCDTVVHCAFGSAGEEADRWAASVEGTANVLAAARAAGVRRVVHLSTVDVYDPTLAGELTEESPGRPADPADREYEQQKLAAEQLVLDAHGPELETVVLQPGVVYGPWGGQWTTAQLGRAEGDFAVLPTGEDAGVCNAVYVDDLVDAVLLAAGKEAAAGRRFLVGNGEPLGWGRFFDAIRALRGLGGPAGRPAGNPVPDWELELYRSTARARYDKAERLLGFTARTPFATGVELTGQWAVWARQAPEARS